The following are encoded together in the Oceanobacillus zhaokaii genome:
- a CDS encoding SulP family inorganic anion transporter, whose product MRVEQLKQEWFGNVKGDILAGMVVALALIPEAIAFSIIAGVDPMVGLYASFCIAIVIAFVGGRPGMISAATGAMAMLMVNLVALHGLEYLFAATILTGLIQILIGIFKLAKYIKFVPRSVMIGFVNALAVVIFTAQLQHFVGESWVMYALVGLTLVIIYLFPRITKAVPSTLVAIIIITAIVIFGDIGVRNVGDMGDLSKQLPVFLFPQIPFSLETLMIILPYSLSLAIVGLLESLLTANIIDDMTDTESNKNREASGQGIANIVAGLFGGMAGCAMIGQSVINVKSGGRGRLSTFVAGAFLMFLIVVLGDFVVQIPMAALVGVMIMVSISTFDWASVKNILNVPRTDAVVMIITVAIVLATNNLSLGVLAGVLLSAIFFAVKISKVKVKDTLDMKAGRRVYYVEGQLFFASVSDFVDKFNFNDSVKQVEIDLTHAHLWDGSATGALDKIELKFLQNDIKVRFIGLNEESQQLKNRISGVTKGMN is encoded by the coding sequence TTGAGAGTAGAACAATTAAAGCAGGAATGGTTTGGAAACGTGAAAGGTGATATTTTAGCTGGAATGGTAGTAGCTTTAGCACTAATTCCAGAAGCTATCGCCTTTTCAATTATAGCTGGAGTAGATCCAATGGTAGGATTGTATGCCTCATTTTGTATCGCCATTGTGATTGCCTTTGTTGGTGGACGACCTGGTATGATTTCTGCAGCAACTGGTGCAATGGCAATGTTAATGGTAAATTTAGTAGCATTACACGGTCTTGAGTATTTATTTGCAGCGACAATTCTTACAGGATTGATTCAGATTCTTATTGGTATTTTTAAATTAGCGAAATATATTAAATTTGTTCCACGTTCGGTAATGATTGGTTTTGTGAATGCATTGGCAGTTGTTATTTTTACTGCACAATTACAGCATTTTGTCGGAGAATCCTGGGTAATGTATGCACTTGTAGGGTTGACCTTAGTAATTATTTATCTTTTTCCGCGGATTACAAAGGCTGTTCCTTCAACATTAGTTGCGATTATCATTATAACGGCTATCGTTATTTTCGGAGATATTGGCGTCCGTAATGTTGGGGATATGGGAGATTTATCGAAGCAATTACCTGTGTTTCTTTTCCCTCAGATCCCATTCTCATTGGAGACATTAATGATTATTCTACCTTATTCTTTATCATTAGCGATTGTCGGTTTACTTGAGTCATTATTAACTGCTAATATAATCGACGATATGACAGATACAGAAAGTAATAAAAATAGAGAAGCAAGTGGACAAGGGATTGCGAACATTGTTGCAGGACTATTCGGTGGAATGGCTGGATGTGCGATGATTGGCCAGTCCGTTATTAATGTAAAGTCTGGTGGAAGGGGCAGATTATCAACCTTTGTTGCTGGTGCATTTTTAATGTTCCTGATTGTTGTGCTAGGTGATTTCGTTGTCCAAATACCGATGGCCGCATTAGTAGGCGTGATGATTATGGTTTCGATTAGTACATTTGATTGGGCGTCAGTTAAAAATATTTTAAATGTACCAAGAACAGATGCAGTCGTCATGATTATTACTGTAGCTATCGTTCTAGCAACCAATAATCTTTCTTTAGGGGTTCTAGCCGGAGTCTTACTGAGTGCCATCTTCTTCGCAGTGAAAATCTCGAAAGTAAAGGTGAAAGATACGCTGGATATGAAGGCTGGAAGACGAGTGTATTACGTGGAGGGTCAACTATTCTTCGCTTCAGTCAGCGACTTTGTAGATAAATTCAACTTTAACGATAGTGTCAAACAGGTCGAGATAGACTTAACACATGCACATTTATGGGATGGCTCTGCAACTGGTGCATTGGATAAAATTGAATTGAAATTTTTGCAAAACGATATCAAGGTTCGATTTATCGGCTTGAACGAGGAAAGTCAACAGTTGAAAAATCGGATTAGTGGTGTTACTAAGGGAATGAATTAA
- a CDS encoding NAD(P)/FAD-dependent oxidoreductase: MRKKIIIIGSGILGASTAYYLAKQGADVVIIDRMQKGQATDAAAGIVCPWISQRRNKAWYHLAKNGARVYPDLIDQLAKDGEADTGYSRVGAISLHTDEKKLVAMRDRALKRREEAPEIGEVTMLDEEQTRSLFPILSDTYRSVHISGAARVDGRKLRDSLLRAASKHGASTFTGDAHLVKDGHKIIGVSVNDSIIKADTVIAATGAWMNELFEPLDIKFDVTPQKAQIMHVQLPDIDTSNWPVVMPPSSQYMLAFNDRIIIGTTHENDTGFDHRVTVGGTHEIVSQAMEIAPGLSNAAILETRVGFRPFTPGFLPVIGALPGYEGLYLANGLGSSGLTMGPFIGKQLANLALGSELEIDLSDYDVAGAIK, from the coding sequence ATGCGCAAGAAAATCATTATCATTGGTAGCGGGATACTAGGCGCCAGTACTGCATATTATTTAGCAAAGCAAGGTGCCGATGTCGTTATTATTGATAGAATGCAAAAGGGGCAGGCAACAGATGCTGCTGCTGGCATCGTCTGCCCATGGATTTCGCAACGACGTAATAAAGCATGGTATCATTTAGCCAAGAATGGAGCACGCGTATACCCTGATTTAATTGATCAGCTGGCAAAAGATGGCGAGGCTGATACTGGTTACTCACGGGTTGGTGCCATTAGTTTACATACCGATGAAAAGAAACTAGTCGCAATGCGGGATCGTGCATTAAAACGCCGGGAAGAAGCACCTGAAATTGGGGAAGTGACGATGCTTGATGAGGAACAAACAAGAAGCCTGTTCCCTATTCTATCCGATACATATCGCTCTGTTCATATTAGTGGAGCTGCACGTGTCGATGGCAGGAAATTAAGAGACTCTTTACTTCGTGCTGCCTCAAAGCATGGTGCAAGTACTTTTACAGGTGATGCCCATTTGGTTAAAGATGGCCACAAGATAATTGGTGTTTCTGTTAATGATTCAATCATAAAGGCAGATACTGTTATCGCTGCAACTGGTGCTTGGATGAACGAACTGTTTGAGCCGCTCGATATTAAGTTTGATGTTACTCCACAGAAAGCTCAAATTATGCACGTACAGCTTCCTGATATAGACACGTCTAACTGGCCCGTTGTAATGCCACCATCAAGCCAGTATATGCTCGCATTTAATGACAGAATCATCATTGGCACGACACATGAAAATGACACGGGTTTTGATCATCGTGTGACTGTTGGAGGTACCCACGAAATCGTCAGCCAAGCAATGGAAATCGCGCCTGGTTTGAGTAATGCTGCCATTCTTGAGACAAGAGTTGGTTTTCGCCCATTTACTCCCGGATTTCTGCCAGTAATCGGTGCACTGCCAGGTTACGAAGGCTTATATCTCGCCAATGGGCTAGGATCATCAGGACTTACGATGGGACCCTTTATTGGTAAGCAGCTAGCAAATCTTGCACTTGGCAGCGAGCTTGAAATTGACTTGTCTGATTATGATGTTGCAGGGGCAATTAAATAG
- a CDS encoding DinB family protein, giving the protein MSRKQFNLTRTSLITFIQDLDENTADIQAKYFNNTIRWHLGHVLVVTEKLLFMYPKKSEHFPKEYAELFSSGTKPADWTTTPPTLEELTTYLLDQQERVNQFDDLFWKTNVPFKAPFGHIETYEDLLIMLGFHEAEHAGKIKAMRQVVEAE; this is encoded by the coding sequence ATGTCAAGAAAACAATTTAATTTAACAAGAACATCATTAATCACGTTTATCCAGGACTTGGATGAAAATACAGCTGATATTCAGGCAAAATATTTTAATAATACGATTCGCTGGCATCTAGGCCATGTTCTAGTTGTTACTGAAAAGCTATTATTTATGTATCCGAAAAAATCGGAGCATTTCCCTAAAGAATATGCGGAATTATTTAGTTCTGGAACGAAGCCAGCAGATTGGACTACGACACCTCCAACATTAGAAGAGCTAACGACATATCTATTAGACCAGCAAGAGAGAGTCAATCAGTTTGATGACTTATTCTGGAAGACAAATGTACCTTTCAAAGCACCATTTGGTCATATCGAAACATACGAAGATTTGCTAATAATGCTCGGATTTCATGAAGCAGAGCACGCTGGAAAAATAAAAGCAATGAGACAAGTCGTGGAAGCAGAGTAA